One Terriglobales bacterium genomic window carries:
- a CDS encoding cell division protein ZapA translates to MTTKPNGNGNGNSVRVEIFDQAYNLRGTDPEYIFKLAEYVDMKMRSVAEQTSTIDSVRLAVLAALNIADEYQILKKKYEAIAGDYNARAHQLHDMLNEALEESRRAVS, encoded by the coding sequence GTGACGACGAAGCCGAACGGAAACGGGAACGGCAATAGCGTCCGCGTCGAGATCTTCGATCAAGCCTACAACCTCCGTGGTACCGACCCGGAATACATCTTCAAGCTGGCGGAGTACGTCGACATGAAGATGCGTTCGGTGGCCGAGCAGACCTCGACCATCGACTCGGTGCGGCTGGCCGTGCTCGCCGCGCTGAACATCGCCGACGAGTACCAGATCCTGAAGAAGAAGTACGAGGCCATCGCCGGGGATTACAACGCGCGCGCCCACCAGCTGCACGACATGCTGAACGAGGCGCTCGAGGAATCGCGGCGCGCCGTGAGCTAG
- a CDS encoding sulfatase-like hydrolase/transferase: MGAMTAGKRFLVALSLANVMFLRLWKELLNGKLAYYSKQPPNGLMFGLMLDVALLAFVFWTVVELAERSGSRLARAAVRWAFFVIFLLTAQWNKQAVFYHQKFGFAAGILLFALVTAIALAVFARWRDRIAHAAAVLLLIGSPFVLVTFAQGAWLLYQVNAKLNFRDLPPAAMRPGYAGPRVVWIVFDELDMKQAFLARDPSVQMPEFDRLRAESLFATNAYPPARATELSLPALFTGKLVSRATPLGSDDLVLYFGEDQTPRRWSREPGIFADAHGLGMNVALTAWWHPYCRIAGIAEKLARCDWEDGGLLLGEVRRDSGIAVSMLDELLDIPTVTWELRHIPGFVSAGERERAEELQDYRELEPRAVAHAADPQMGMVILHLGVPHPHGIYDRRTGQFSTSEERGYLDNLALTDRALGEIRAAMEKAGVWQNSVVVVSADHWWRSDFWSTHFGWAEDDRRALGPIDHRVPFLVKLPGGGARSYEPAFNTVLTRELVLAIVRGEVKDAAGAAAWLDAHRTIGESPYSVYRK; the protein is encoded by the coding sequence AGCCGCCGAACGGGCTGATGTTCGGCCTGATGCTCGACGTGGCGCTGCTCGCGTTCGTCTTCTGGACCGTGGTGGAACTGGCGGAGCGCAGCGGCAGCAGGTTGGCGCGCGCCGCGGTCCGCTGGGCGTTCTTCGTCATCTTTCTGCTCACCGCGCAGTGGAACAAGCAGGCGGTCTTCTATCACCAGAAGTTCGGCTTTGCGGCCGGCATCCTGCTGTTCGCGCTGGTGACGGCGATCGCGCTCGCTGTGTTCGCGCGCTGGCGCGACCGCATCGCGCACGCCGCGGCCGTGCTGCTGCTGATCGGGAGCCCCTTCGTGCTCGTCACCTTCGCGCAGGGCGCGTGGCTGCTCTACCAGGTCAACGCGAAGCTGAACTTTCGCGACCTGCCGCCGGCGGCGATGCGGCCCGGCTACGCGGGGCCGCGCGTGGTGTGGATCGTCTTCGACGAGCTCGACATGAAGCAGGCGTTCCTGGCGCGCGATCCCTCGGTGCAGATGCCGGAGTTCGACCGGCTGCGCGCGGAATCGCTCTTCGCGACGAACGCCTACCCGCCGGCGCGCGCGACCGAGCTATCGCTCCCCGCGCTGTTCACCGGCAAGCTCGTGTCGAGAGCCACGCCGCTCGGCTCTGACGACCTGGTGCTCTACTTCGGCGAGGACCAGACGCCGCGGCGCTGGAGCCGCGAGCCCGGCATCTTCGCCGACGCGCACGGCCTCGGCATGAACGTGGCGCTGACCGCGTGGTGGCATCCGTACTGCCGCATCGCAGGCATCGCCGAAAAGCTCGCGCGCTGCGACTGGGAGGACGGCGGGCTGCTGCTGGGCGAGGTGCGGCGCGATTCCGGCATCGCGGTCAGCATGCTCGACGAGCTGCTCGACATCCCGACCGTGACGTGGGAGCTGCGGCACATCCCGGGATTCGTGAGCGCGGGCGAGCGCGAGCGCGCGGAGGAGCTGCAGGATTACCGCGAGCTCGAGCCGCGCGCGGTCGCCCACGCCGCCGACCCGCAGATGGGTATGGTCATCCTGCATCTCGGCGTGCCGCATCCGCACGGCATCTACGACCGCCGGACCGGGCAGTTCTCGACCTCCGAAGAGCGCGGCTACCTCGACAACCTCGCGCTCACGGACCGCGCGCTGGGCGAGATACGCGCCGCGATGGAAAAAGCCGGCGTGTGGCAGAACAGCGTGGTCGTGGTCTCGGCGGACCACTGGTGGCGGTCCGACTTCTGGAGCACGCACTTCGGCTGGGCGGAAGACGACCGGCGCGCGCTCGGGCCCATCGACCACCGCGTGCCGTTCCTGGTGAAGCTGCCGGGCGGGGGCGCGCGGAGCTACGAGCCAGCGTTCAACACCGTGCTGACGCGCGAACTGGTGCTGGCCATCGTGCGCGGGGAAGTGAAGGACGCCGCCGGCGCCGCGGCGTGGCTCGACGCTCACCGGACCATCGGCGAGAGCCCGTACAGCGTCTACAGGAAATGA